A stretch of Saccharothrix texasensis DNA encodes these proteins:
- a CDS encoding LysR family transcriptional regulator yields the protein MDTEALRSFVRAADLGQVGHAAAELGVTQQAVSKRVAGLERELGVHLFTRTARGVELTLDGQAFLPHARAVVTGVDRAVAAVRPGSRALRVDVLGLRSAQAVVLHDYWRSHPGTRLDVVTLKVEDPLLAAVAVESGEVDASFRTVIDRSALPRGVRMVHAFDSPLELLVGPRHPLAAARRLTPSRLREHRIWVPGITPRSEWAEFYHQLATDFDLRIDAAGPNFGNEVLQDTLADSPDVATLVGARDRYTWPAHHDLRRIPIAEPTIAYPLSLLHPDANPHPGLRPVVDHLRGLPCLPGDTWRPSWAPDPDPDPDDTTRK from the coding sequence GTGGACACGGAGGCACTGCGGTCGTTCGTCCGGGCAGCCGACCTCGGCCAGGTGGGGCACGCCGCCGCCGAGCTGGGCGTCACGCAGCAGGCGGTCTCCAAGCGGGTGGCCGGGTTGGAGCGCGAGCTGGGCGTCCACCTGTTCACCCGCACCGCGCGCGGTGTCGAGTTGACGCTCGACGGTCAGGCCTTCCTCCCCCACGCCCGCGCCGTCGTCACGGGTGTCGACCGCGCCGTCGCGGCGGTCCGCCCCGGCTCCCGGGCCCTGCGGGTCGACGTCCTCGGTCTGCGCAGCGCGCAGGCGGTCGTCCTGCACGACTACTGGCGGTCGCACCCCGGGACCAGGCTCGACGTGGTGACCCTGAAGGTCGAGGACCCGCTCCTGGCGGCCGTCGCGGTCGAGTCGGGCGAGGTCGACGCGTCGTTCCGCACGGTCATCGACCGGTCCGCGCTGCCACGCGGCGTGCGGATGGTCCACGCGTTCGACTCGCCGCTGGAGCTGCTCGTCGGCCCGCGGCACCCCCTCGCGGCGGCCCGCCGGCTCACGCCGAGCCGGCTGCGCGAGCACCGGATCTGGGTGCCGGGCATCACGCCCCGCAGCGAGTGGGCGGAGTTCTACCACCAGCTCGCCACCGACTTCGACCTGCGGATCGACGCGGCGGGTCCGAACTTCGGCAACGAGGTCCTCCAGGACACCCTCGCGGACTCCCCGGACGTGGCGACCCTCGTCGGCGCGCGCGACCGGTACACCTGGCCGGCGCACCACGACCTGCGCCGCATCCCGATCGCGGAGCCGACGATCGCCTACCCGCTCTCCCTGCTGCACCCCGACGCGAACCCCCACCCGGGGCTCCGGCCGGTCGTCGACCACCTGCGCGGCCTGCCCTGCCTGCCCGGGGACACCTGGCGCCCGTCCTGGGCGCCGGACCCGGACCCGGACCCGGACGACACCACGAGGAAGTGA